The Acidobacteriota bacterium genome has a segment encoding these proteins:
- a CDS encoding NAD(P)/FAD-dependent oxidoreductase, which yields MSNQYDAIVIGGGHNGLTTAAYLAKSGKKVLVVEARNVLGGTAATEEICPGFKYNTCAFLCDWLSEAVVRDLDLEKHGLEILPRSTSMFTLMPDGRYFILWDEMEEAQKEIEKFSKKDAQKFAEYHDFVTRLSSFAAPILAAPAPDITDTSFSSTWQMLRTALRFRRLGKNDMYEFMRFVSMSVSDCLDEWFETDVLKAVIASDISGGPMLGPKSPGLGYFLLGYHMAGEWSGFPRGGIGAISEAIAKSARSHGVEIRTEAPVAKVLLKNGAAAGVVLESGEEILGKIVASSADLHRTFLKLVDPAYLEPKFLWHVRNFRMNGASAKINLALSELPNFTCLPGDGPHLRGMILGINSMEQLERAYDDAKYGRFPRTPCFDAAIPSLVDPSFAPEGKHVMDVFLQYTPYHLKEGNWNDRREELGDLVIDALAKYAPNIKKAILHRQVLTPLDLETIYGITNGDICQGEITLDQLLFMRPVPGWAHYRMPIKNLYLCGASTHPGGGISATPGRLAARKILEDCRLGIAG from the coding sequence ATGAGCAACCAATACGACGCAATCGTCATAGGAGGAGGCCACAACGGCCTCACGACCGCCGCATACCTTGCGAAAAGTGGAAAGAAGGTTCTGGTCGTCGAGGCGCGGAACGTCCTGGGCGGCACGGCGGCGACTGAGGAAATTTGCCCGGGGTTCAAATACAACACCTGCGCCTTCCTCTGCGACTGGCTCTCCGAGGCCGTCGTCCGCGACCTGGACCTCGAAAAGCACGGCCTGGAAATTCTTCCCCGCAGCACTTCGATGTTCACGCTCATGCCGGACGGAAGATATTTCATTTTGTGGGACGAGATGGAGGAAGCCCAGAAAGAAATAGAGAAGTTTTCCAAGAAGGACGCGCAGAAGTTCGCCGAGTATCACGATTTTGTGACCCGTCTTTCCAGTTTCGCCGCTCCGATTCTCGCCGCGCCGGCGCCGGACATCACCGATACCAGCTTCTCCTCGACGTGGCAGATGCTGCGCACGGCGCTTCGCTTCAGGAGGCTCGGAAAGAACGATATGTACGAGTTCATGCGGTTCGTTTCCATGAGCGTATCGGACTGTCTGGACGAGTGGTTCGAGACGGACGTCTTGAAGGCCGTGATCGCCTCGGACATCTCCGGCGGCCCGATGTTGGGCCCGAAATCCCCAGGCTTGGGCTATTTCCTGCTGGGTTACCACATGGCCGGCGAGTGGTCGGGCTTCCCGCGCGGAGGCATAGGCGCAATCAGCGAAGCCATAGCGAAGTCCGCAAGGAGCCACGGCGTCGAGATACGCACGGAAGCGCCCGTGGCGAAGGTTCTCCTCAAAAACGGCGCGGCCGCCGGCGTGGTCCTCGAAAGCGGCGAGGAAATTCTTGGAAAAATCGTTGCCTCGAGCGCCGACCTGCACCGGACCTTTCTGAAGCTGGTCGATCCCGCTTATCTCGAGCCCAAGTTCCTGTGGCACGTCCGCAACTTCAGGATGAACGGGGCTTCGGCCAAGATAAACTTGGCCCTTAGTGAGCTTCCGAACTTTACGTGTCTTCCCGGAGACGGGCCGCACCTGCGGGGAATGATACTGGGGATCAACAGCATGGAGCAGTTGGAGCGCGCCTACGACGACGCCAAGTACGGCCGCTTCCCGAGGACGCCCTGTTTCGACGCGGCCATCCCCTCGCTCGTCGACCCGAGCTTCGCCCCAGAGGGCAAGCACGTCATGGACGTCTTCCTCCAATACACCCCGTACCATCTCAAGGAAGGGAACTGGAACGACCGGCGCGAGGAGCTGGGAGACCTGGTCATCGACGCCCTCGCGAAGTACGCCCCCAACATCAAGAAAGCCATCCTTCACCGCCAGGTGCTGACGCCGCTCGATCTCGAAACCATCTACGGCATCACCAACGGGGATATCTGTCAAGGAGAGATTACTCTCGATCAGCTTCTGTTCATGCGGCCCGTGCCGGGCTGGGCGCACTACCGCATGCCGATAAAGAACCTTTACCTTTGCGGCGCGAGCACGCACCCCGGAGGCGGCATCTCCGCCACGCCGGGCCGGCTCGCCGCACGCAAGATTCTCGAGGACTGCCGCCTGGGCATCGCCGGGTAA